A single window of Syntrophotalea acetylenica DNA harbors:
- a CDS encoding acetoin utilization protein AcuC yields MSENCAFIYSNRFGDFCFGGNHPFKVERFALTHRLLCGLDLLSAPEVRIVEAQLADESDLHSFHHLDYLEKLKEFSEAEGRRADFRFGLGDHENPVFPGVFDWVRLCCGATLEAVRQVLDEGCHCAFNMAGGWHHAHAARASGFSYLNDAVIAINAMVNRGLRVAYIDLDAHHGDGVQEAFYRTDRVLTISLHETGKDFFPYSGFVRELGAGAGYGYTVNLPFAPHSDDLVFEQALRRVVMPLLHAYQPDVLVSQMGMDILRTDPLTRLEMTTGSVELAARLLRRTGLPWVALGGGGYDRLNTARGGHCFGP; encoded by the coding sequence ATGTCTGAAAATTGTGCCTTTATATATTCAAATCGTTTTGGCGATTTCTGCTTTGGCGGGAACCATCCCTTTAAAGTGGAACGTTTCGCCCTGACCCATCGCTTGCTGTGTGGTCTCGACTTGTTGTCTGCTCCCGAGGTTCGGATCGTAGAGGCGCAACTAGCCGATGAATCTGATCTTCATTCCTTCCATCATCTTGATTATCTTGAAAAACTCAAAGAATTCAGTGAGGCCGAAGGCCGCCGGGCCGATTTTCGATTCGGCCTCGGTGACCATGAAAATCCGGTTTTCCCCGGGGTGTTTGACTGGGTCCGCCTATGCTGCGGTGCAACCCTGGAAGCTGTACGCCAGGTGCTCGATGAAGGGTGCCACTGCGCATTCAACATGGCAGGCGGATGGCATCATGCTCATGCGGCGAGGGCTTCGGGGTTCAGTTATCTCAATGATGCGGTCATTGCCATAAACGCCATGGTGAACCGTGGCCTGAGGGTTGCATATATCGACCTTGACGCTCATCATGGAGATGGCGTTCAGGAGGCATTTTATCGGACGGACCGGGTTCTTACCATATCCCTGCATGAGACCGGAAAGGATTTTTTCCCCTATTCGGGTTTTGTCAGGGAATTAGGCGCGGGAGCCGGATATGGGTACACGGTAAACCTTCCCTTTGCCCCGCATTCCGACGATCTGGTTTTCGAGCAGGCCCTGCGACGCGTGGTCATGCCGTTGCTGCATGCCTATCAACCCGATGTACTGGTTTCGCAGATGGGAATGGATATTTTGAGAACCGATCCGTTGACAAGGCTCGAAATGACCACCGGATCCGTTGAGCTGGCCGCTCGTCTGCTGCGGCGGACGGGACTGCCCTGGGTTGCTCTCGGTGGCGGAGGCTATGACAGACTCAATACGGCACGGGGTGGACATTGCTTTGGGCCGTGA
- a CDS encoding aminotransferase class I/II-fold pyridoxal phosphate-dependent enzyme: MNPLALALNKQLEEECSSALDLLSRLGKELYFPKGILTQSAEAKTKAHKFNATIGIATENGEPMYLPCIHEKLSAFKPSDLYGYAPPAGKPELRNLWREKMLRENPSLTGKYFGTPIVTSALTHGLSIVADLFVDEGDQVIMADMMWGNYNLTFGVRRGGVIRKHTTFTESGAYHIEAFRQVLQSVAREKGKAVVVLNFPNNPSGYTPSVAEGDALLEVLRQEADNGCNIVAVTDDAYFGLFYQDCLKESLFGKLVDLHPRILAVKIDGATKEEFVWGFRVGFITFGGCAATAASNVIQVLENKTLGIIRGTISNCPHPSQTFVIEGLRSSDYETQKQQKFEIMKSRALKTRQVLESGRYDDAWSFYPFNSGYFMCLKLKNVDAESLRLHLLDHYGIGTIAINRTDLRIAFSCIEEEHLPELFDLIYQAAGDLS; encoded by the coding sequence GTGAATCCGCTGGCGCTCGCCTTGAACAAGCAGTTGGAAGAGGAATGTTCCTCGGCTCTTGACCTGCTTTCTCGGCTGGGGAAAGAACTCTATTTTCCCAAAGGAATTTTGACACAATCCGCTGAGGCAAAAACCAAGGCCCATAAATTCAACGCCACGATCGGGATTGCCACCGAGAACGGCGAACCTATGTATCTGCCCTGTATTCATGAAAAATTGTCCGCCTTCAAGCCTTCGGACCTTTATGGTTATGCCCCCCCTGCCGGGAAACCGGAACTCCGCAACCTGTGGCGTGAAAAGATGTTGCGGGAAAATCCTTCTCTGACGGGAAAATATTTCGGCACGCCGATTGTTACCAGCGCGCTTACCCATGGTCTTTCCATTGTGGCCGACCTTTTCGTCGACGAAGGCGACCAGGTCATCATGGCAGATATGATGTGGGGTAACTACAACCTTACTTTTGGGGTTCGCCGGGGCGGGGTAATACGCAAGCATACCACCTTTACCGAAAGCGGCGCTTATCACATAGAAGCCTTCCGACAGGTCTTACAAAGTGTCGCCCGGGAAAAAGGCAAGGCCGTGGTTGTCTTGAACTTTCCGAACAATCCCAGCGGCTATACGCCAAGCGTCGCAGAAGGCGACGCTCTGCTGGAGGTTCTGCGTCAGGAAGCCGATAATGGCTGCAATATCGTCGCGGTTACGGATGACGCCTACTTCGGGCTTTTTTATCAGGATTGTCTCAAGGAATCCCTGTTTGGCAAATTGGTGGATCTGCATCCGCGTATTCTTGCCGTCAAAATTGACGGAGCAACCAAAGAGGAATTTGTCTGGGGATTCCGGGTCGGATTCATAACTTTTGGTGGTTGTGCAGCAACAGCAGCATCCAATGTCATTCAGGTACTGGAGAATAAAACTCTCGGCATTATCCGCGGAACCATCTCCAATTGTCCTCATCCGTCGCAAACCTTTGTGATTGAAGGTCTCAGATCGTCCGATTACGAAACTCAAAAACAGCAGAAATTCGAAATCATGAAAAGTCGCGCCCTGAAAACGCGACAGGTTCTGGAGAGCGGGCGTTACGATGATGCATGGAGTTTTTATCCATTCAATTCAGGCTATTTCATGTGTCTCAAGCTCAAAAACGTTGATGCGGAGAGTTTGAGGCTGCACCTGCTGGATCATTACGGAATCGGCACCATCGCCATCAATCGGACAGATCTTCGCATCGCCTTCAGTTGTATCGAGGAAGAGCATCTCCCTGAATTGTTTGACCTGATATACCAGGCGGCCGGTGACCTTTCCTGA
- a CDS encoding CCA tRNA nucleotidyltransferase — protein sequence MRSVNQVCDELNGLFPFAQLAKLLPDAAPFYLVGGALRDLFLGRACSDLDFAAAFDPTALARTLARNFGGRWFFLDESRRQSRILLPFNDTQVSCDFAPLRSPGLLEDLKLRDFTINAMTMRVRGETQGEDFYDPLCGLGDLGSGRLRICSRDVLKDDPLRILKGLRHWTNMGVEPCPDTLSAMRAAACGIAGVAAERIRRETGLLFDHVRPALVYRRLVSIGLHRYFFGEVHACKNNEIVAALEMLGRNIQDMQTNLFFQTSIGHSLEEGMTRRAAFNLTMILRAIEPAAAKTFLLNQKFSRTASRAIRGYLELAFSRLSDVQRLCCGARGRYWWTADLGHDAVGCLLFLAAAGWHQNRRAALEAIAMAREFTVAAPLRDLVDGRCLLQRFGVEPGPETGRALRALRREEIAGRVCNIRQAYTFLEKRCQKTH from the coding sequence ATGAGATCAGTCAATCAGGTCTGTGATGAACTGAACGGGCTTTTCCCCTTTGCGCAGCTTGCAAAACTGCTGCCCGACGCTGCGCCATTCTATCTGGTAGGCGGCGCGCTTCGCGATCTTTTCCTCGGCAGAGCCTGCAGCGATCTGGATTTTGCTGCAGCCTTTGATCCTACCGCTCTGGCCAGAACCCTTGCCCGCAATTTCGGTGGTCGCTGGTTTTTTCTGGATGAATCGCGTCGGCAAAGCCGCATCCTTCTGCCTTTTAATGATACTCAGGTTTCCTGTGATTTTGCACCCCTGCGGTCCCCCGGTCTCCTGGAGGACCTGAAATTGCGGGATTTTACCATCAATGCCATGACAATGCGCGTCCGTGGAGAGACGCAAGGGGAGGATTTTTATGATCCCCTGTGCGGGCTTGGTGACTTGGGTTCGGGCAGATTGCGGATCTGCTCCCGCGACGTGTTGAAGGACGACCCGCTTCGCATCCTGAAGGGGTTGCGTCACTGGACAAACATGGGGGTCGAACCCTGTCCGGATACCTTGTCCGCCATGCGCGCCGCGGCGTGCGGCATCGCCGGCGTTGCCGCCGAGCGGATTCGCAGGGAAACAGGCTTGCTGTTCGACCATGTCAGGCCGGCCCTTGTCTACCGCCGTCTGGTCTCCATTGGTCTGCACCGATATTTTTTCGGAGAAGTCCATGCCTGCAAAAACAATGAGATTGTGGCGGCGCTGGAAATGCTGGGACGCAACATTCAGGACATGCAAACGAATTTGTTTTTTCAGACCAGTATTGGGCATTCGCTGGAAGAGGGCATGACCCGCAGAGCGGCGTTCAACCTGACGATGATACTGCGCGCCATCGAACCTGCTGCGGCAAAGACCTTTCTCTTAAACCAGAAATTCAGCCGAACGGCCAGCAGGGCGATCCGCGGCTACCTGGAATTGGCTTTTTCCCGATTGTCGGATGTGCAGCGATTGTGCTGTGGGGCTCGCGGCCGATACTGGTGGACTGCGGACCTCGGCCACGATGCCGTAGGATGTCTGCTGTTTCTGGCCGCGGCCGGTTGGCATCAAAACCGCCGCGCCGCCCTGGAAGCGATTGCCATGGCCCGGGAGTTTACCGTTGCGGCGCCACTTCGGGATCTGGTGGATGGTCGTTGTCTGCTGCAGCGATTTGGCGTGGAACCCGGACCGGAGACAGGGCGCGCCTTGCGTGCTCTGCGACGGGAAGAAATCGCAGGAAGGGTCTGCAACATCAGGCAGGCCTATACCTTTTTGGAGAAAAGGTGTCAAAAAACCCATTGA
- a CDS encoding DNA gyrase inhibitor YacG, producing the protein MDPKNPRQFKCPRCGVPTRWEDNPWRPFCSRRCRMVDLGAWIDEEYRVPVTSDISEADASCETTYDNTDKWS; encoded by the coding sequence ATGGACCCGAAAAACCCACGACAATTCAAATGCCCCCGCTGCGGCGTGCCGACACGCTGGGAGGATAATCCCTGGCGTCCCTTCTGTTCCCGTCGATGCCGCATGGTCGACCTCGGGGCGTGGATCGATGAGGAGTATCGTGTTCCAGTGACATCCGACATTTCCGAAGCGGATGCTTCCTGCGAAACAACATACGACAATACAGATAAATGGAGCTGA
- the queD gene encoding 6-carboxytetrahydropterin synthase QueD, with protein MYRLMISTYFAAAHNLMHYQGDCENLHGHNWKVEVTVATRQLDKSGLGIDFKVLKKETKRILGLLDHKYLNELPFFKDISPSSENIARFVFEELQQVFNEAVVIESVCIWESENACASYALQ; from the coding sequence ATGTATCGCTTGATGATTAGCACTTATTTTGCGGCAGCTCACAATCTCATGCATTATCAGGGGGATTGCGAAAACCTGCACGGTCATAACTGGAAGGTTGAAGTCACGGTTGCGACGCGGCAACTCGATAAGTCCGGACTGGGTATCGACTTCAAGGTTCTCAAAAAGGAAACGAAACGCATTCTTGGTCTTCTCGACCACAAATACCTTAACGAGTTGCCATTTTTTAAAGACATAAGCCCTTCATCGGAAAACATTGCGCGATTTGTTTTCGAGGAACTGCAGCAGGTATTCAACGAGGCTGTGGTTATTGAAAGCGTTTGTATCTGGGAATCCGAAAATGCCTGTGCAAGTTATGCCCTGCAATGA
- a CDS encoding 7-carboxy-7-deazaguanine synthase QueE: MPVQVMPCNDAQLLEVFSSIQGEAELVGYRQIFIRLAGCNLHCAYCDTDYSLREHCRVEDAPGSGQFRGIANPVSLEVIASLVSAWVDASPGMHHSISLTGGEPLLQAPVLLNWAPVLREILPLHLETNGTCAAALEPLVPHLDMISMDVKLSSVTGVATPWKLHRAFLEIASRTKVCVKAVVGEETPVEEMIDLGRMVRQMSPDTSVYLQPVTQQGKIGMSSNHLLCLQAAVAKQHANVRVVPQMHVFMNLL, encoded by the coding sequence ATGCCTGTGCAAGTTATGCCCTGCAATGATGCTCAGCTGCTTGAAGTATTTTCGTCTATCCAGGGCGAAGCGGAACTGGTCGGGTATCGGCAGATATTCATTCGACTGGCAGGCTGTAATCTGCATTGCGCTTATTGCGATACCGATTACTCGCTTCGGGAGCATTGCCGCGTCGAGGATGCTCCCGGGTCGGGGCAGTTTCGTGGCATCGCCAATCCCGTATCTCTGGAAGTCATAGCCTCTTTGGTGAGCGCTTGGGTGGACGCATCTCCCGGCATGCACCATTCCATAAGCCTCACCGGCGGCGAACCCCTGCTTCAGGCGCCGGTCTTGCTGAACTGGGCCCCGGTCCTGCGGGAAATTCTGCCTTTGCACCTTGAAACCAACGGCACCTGTGCCGCGGCCCTGGAGCCGCTGGTGCCCCACCTGGATATGATATCCATGGATGTCAAACTTTCTTCCGTAACCGGTGTTGCCACACCCTGGAAGCTGCACCGGGCTTTTTTGGAAATAGCCAGCAGAACCAAAGTTTGTGTGAAGGCTGTTGTGGGCGAGGAGACGCCTGTCGAAGAAATGATCGATCTGGGTCGGATGGTGCGCCAGATGTCCCCTGACACCAGTGTCTATTTGCAACCCGTCACCCAGCAGGGAAAGATCGGCATGTCGTCAAACCATCTCCTCTGTCTGCAGGCGGCGGTGGCAAAACAGCATGCCAATGTCAGGGTTGTCCCGCAAATGCATGTTTTTATGAACCTGTTATAA
- a CDS encoding creatininase family protein yields MIIEDMTMPEFVAGLEKTRTVYIPIGSTEEHGPHLPLSTDTLQAVSVGRRLAERRCIFVAPAIPYGVCRSTCCHPGTLSITTQTLKALVRDVVVSLYRHGLRNFILLTGHAGGTHSAALIDAGEELLERFNDLKIAVLTEYQLAAEEGRGLIETEGDSHAGEIETSRMLHSHPHLVRGDAAREFPRFPKGILVRDKRKFWQGGVWGDPGKASAEKGLRIEELVVSALDRFVDHLESWVE; encoded by the coding sequence ATGATCATTGAAGACATGACCATGCCGGAATTTGTCGCCGGACTGGAAAAAACCCGCACGGTCTACATCCCCATCGGGTCAACGGAAGAGCATGGCCCGCATCTTCCCCTGTCGACCGACACCTTGCAGGCGGTGTCCGTGGGACGGCGGTTAGCCGAACGGCGCTGCATATTTGTCGCGCCCGCCATACCCTACGGGGTTTGCCGGTCCACCTGCTGTCACCCCGGGACCTTGAGCATCACGACGCAAACCCTGAAGGCGCTTGTTCGCGATGTTGTGGTTTCCCTTTACAGGCACGGCTTGCGGAATTTCATTCTGCTTACCGGGCATGCCGGAGGAACCCACAGTGCCGCCCTGATCGATGCCGGCGAGGAATTGCTGGAACGTTTCAACGATCTCAAAATCGCTGTATTGACCGAATATCAACTGGCCGCGGAAGAGGGCAGGGGGCTGATAGAAACGGAAGGCGATTCCCACGCCGGGGAGATTGAAACATCACGCATGCTTCATTCTCATCCGCATCTGGTCAGAGGTGATGCCGCAAGGGAGTTTCCGCGCTTCCCCAAAGGCATTCTGGTCAGGGATAAGCGGAAGTTCTGGCAGGGCGGTGTCTGGGGAGATCCAGGCAAGGCTTCAGCGGAAAAAGGTTTGAGGATTGAAGAGCTGGTGGTAAGTGCCCTGGATCGTTTTGTCGACCATCTCGAAAGCTGGGTAGAGTAG
- the coaD gene encoding pantetheine-phosphate adenylyltransferase, with amino-acid sequence MKKRIAVYPGSFDPITNGHLDIIHRGLQIFDELIVAIAHNVSKKALFSIDERLALIRESVKDYPQVRVDTFQGLLVDYMTRQGARIVLRGLRAVSDFENEFQLAQMNHTMNSELETLFMMTSVSYGYLSSSIVKEVASWGGDIDEFVPLCVKNALKNKFFQE; translated from the coding sequence ATGAAAAAACGTATTGCGGTTTATCCCGGCTCCTTCGATCCCATCACCAACGGCCATCTGGATATAATCCATCGGGGTCTTCAGATATTTGACGAGTTGATTGTGGCAATTGCTCACAATGTCTCCAAAAAAGCCCTGTTTTCCATTGATGAAAGGCTGGCATTGATCCGGGAAAGCGTCAAGGATTACCCACAGGTTCGGGTCGACACCTTCCAGGGTTTGCTGGTGGACTACATGACACGGCAGGGGGCCAGAATCGTATTGAGAGGTTTGCGGGCGGTTTCGGATTTCGAGAATGAATTCCAGCTGGCTCAAATGAACCATACCATGAACAGCGAGCTTGAAACCCTTTTCATGATGACTTCCGTTTCCTACGGTTATCTCAGCTCCTCAATTGTCAAAGAGGTCGCCTCCTGGGGAGGCGATATCGATGAGTTCGTGCCCCTTTGCGTTAAAAACGCCCTGAAAAACAAGTTTTTTCAGGAATAG
- the rsmD gene encoding 16S rRNA (guanine(966)-N(2))-methyltransferase RsmD: MRIISGTAKGRKLKQFKGQRIRPTGDRVREAVFSSLQSRFGTFEGLKILDLFAGTGALGIEALSRGAAKAVLVDQSPQAADIIADNIRSCGMAERADFFRASADKIFDRLVRYAPFDIIFLDPPYNQGLIGPALRGIIKNSLLSEKGVVCVESARDEQVPVDVLEVVTMNRKEYGATVVTFLSLSIPEATSR; the protein is encoded by the coding sequence GTGCGCATTATAAGCGGAACTGCAAAAGGGAGAAAACTCAAACAGTTCAAGGGCCAGCGCATCCGTCCTACGGGAGACCGGGTTCGGGAAGCTGTATTCAGCAGTCTCCAGAGTCGCTTCGGGACATTTGAAGGACTGAAAATACTGGATCTTTTCGCCGGTACTGGGGCGCTCGGCATCGAGGCGCTCAGCCGCGGGGCCGCAAAGGCGGTTCTTGTCGATCAGAGCCCACAGGCCGCAGATATCATCGCCGACAACATACGCTCCTGTGGCATGGCCGAACGTGCCGATTTTTTCAGAGCTTCGGCAGACAAGATTTTTGACAGGCTGGTACGATATGCCCCGTTCGATATCATATTTCTCGACCCGCCCTACAACCAGGGTTTGATTGGACCAGCCTTACGCGGAATCATAAAAAACAGTCTGCTGTCCGAAAAAGGTGTCGTGTGCGTCGAATCGGCGCGTGACGAACAAGTGCCGGTGGATGTCCTCGAAGTCGTCACAATGAATCGCAAGGAATATGGTGCAACTGTCGTGACTTTTCTTTCCCTCTCCATCCCAGAGGCAACCTCCCGATGA
- a CDS encoding deoxyguanosinetriphosphate triphosphohydrolase has product MERPDLAPYAARSNQSRGRRYQEVFRDERTAFSRDRDRIIHCAAFRRLEYKTQVFVNHEGDYFRTRLTHSLEVAQIARGIARRLSLNEDLVEAVALAHDLGHTPFGHTGEEVLNRLMEGYGGFEHNHQCLRIVELLEERYPDFCGLNLTWETREGIVKHSGKNRLVWPEAEEYSPGVPPTLEAQIIDLADEIAYNNHDIDDGLNAGYITLDALKSVPLWRETFADVGQRYPLLNETRHVYQTISTLIGRLIGDVVHTAQDNIAMCNVQSMPDVRRQEGRLVSFSPAVAEQNDFLKSFLKNRLYRHYKVERMRIKVERVLAMIFETYLKTPSLLPEESHRKFEIYGKERTICDLVAGMTDRYALEEYKKLFEPYEPV; this is encoded by the coding sequence GTGGAACGCCCAGACCTTGCTCCATATGCCGCCCGCAGCAATCAAAGCCGTGGGAGACGCTACCAGGAGGTGTTTCGAGATGAGCGAACGGCATTCAGTCGTGATCGTGACCGGATTATCCATTGCGCAGCCTTCAGGCGGCTCGAGTACAAAACACAGGTTTTTGTAAACCACGAGGGTGATTATTTTCGCACTCGGCTTACACATTCACTTGAAGTTGCGCAGATTGCCCGTGGTATAGCGCGTCGTCTGTCCCTTAATGAAGACCTCGTCGAAGCCGTGGCCCTGGCGCACGATCTCGGCCACACGCCTTTCGGTCATACCGGTGAAGAGGTACTCAACCGCCTTATGGAGGGCTATGGCGGCTTTGAACACAACCATCAATGTCTGCGCATTGTCGAGCTTCTGGAAGAGCGCTACCCGGATTTCTGCGGCTTGAACCTTACCTGGGAAACCCGGGAGGGCATCGTCAAGCACTCCGGCAAGAACCGTCTGGTCTGGCCGGAGGCCGAAGAATATTCTCCCGGGGTACCACCCACTCTGGAGGCGCAAATCATTGATCTGGCCGATGAGATTGCGTACAATAACCACGATATCGACGATGGTCTCAATGCGGGGTACATTACCCTCGACGCCTTGAAGAGCGTCCCTTTATGGAGGGAGACGTTTGCCGATGTCGGCCAGAGATATCCCCTGCTGAATGAAACACGTCATGTCTATCAGACTATCAGCACCCTGATAGGCCGGCTTATCGGCGACGTTGTCCACACGGCCCAGGACAACATCGCCATGTGCAATGTGCAAAGCATGCCGGACGTGCGGCGACAGGAGGGCCGCCTTGTTTCTTTCAGCCCCGCCGTCGCGGAACAGAATGATTTTTTGAAGAGCTTTCTTAAAAACAGACTATACCGGCACTACAAGGTTGAAAGAATGCGTATCAAGGTGGAGCGTGTTCTTGCCATGATATTTGAAACCTACCTGAAAACGCCGTCTCTTCTGCCCGAGGAGAGTCACCGCAAGTTTGAGATCTATGGGAAGGAAAGAACCATCTGCGATCTTGTTGCCGGCATGACGGATCGGTACGCCCTGGAAGAATACAAGAAGCTGTTTGAGCCCTACGAACCGGTGTGA
- a CDS encoding complex I 24 kDa subunit family protein, translating to MQTSTCQKNGECRIPDRATLPATLYQQLADFVVTLPTKQGHLVTVLHKAQSLFGYLPKEVQEFVADQMEVSLAHVYGVVSFYTFFTMVPKGKHPISVCMGTACFVKGADKVVDALKKQLGVEISEVTKDGKFSIDCLRCVGACALAPVVLVGEKVYANVTPDQVKDIIADFA from the coding sequence ATGCAAACGTCCACATGTCAAAAAAACGGGGAATGCAGAATTCCAGATCGTGCTACGTTGCCGGCTACGCTGTATCAGCAGCTTGCCGATTTCGTCGTTACGCTGCCCACAAAGCAGGGGCATCTGGTAACTGTTCTCCACAAGGCCCAGAGCCTGTTCGGCTACCTGCCCAAGGAAGTCCAGGAATTTGTTGCCGATCAGATGGAAGTATCCCTCGCCCACGTGTATGGCGTCGTCAGCTTCTACACCTTCTTCACCATGGTCCCCAAGGGCAAGCATCCAATTTCCGTGTGCATGGGTACCGCCTGCTTCGTCAAGGGCGCCGACAAGGTTGTCGATGCTCTTAAAAAGCAGCTCGGAGTCGAAATCAGTGAAGTGACGAAAGATGGCAAGTTCTCCATCGATTGTCTGCGTTGCGTCGGCGCCTGTGCGCTGGCGCCCGTCGTTCTGGTCGGCGAGAAGGTGTATGCCAACGTTACGCCTGACCAGGTTAAAGACATTATTGCCGACTTTGCTTAA
- a CDS encoding (2Fe-2S) ferredoxin domain-containing protein, producing the protein MAKINSLAELQKKREDLQAAANKSKSEKIIVNVSLATCSIASGGKETLEAMKQECAAQGISNVEFGQVGCHTYCYAEPTVEIILPGKQPVVFGYVKGDKAKELVQKYIKSGELVEGVIPVNYERVVF; encoded by the coding sequence ATGGCCAAGATCAATTCTCTGGCGGAACTGCAGAAAAAACGTGAAGACCTGCAGGCTGCCGCAAATAAATCCAAAAGCGAAAAAATCATCGTCAACGTTTCCCTGGCGACCTGCAGCATCGCCTCCGGCGGCAAGGAAACGCTGGAAGCCATGAAGCAGGAATGCGCCGCGCAGGGCATCAGTAACGTGGAATTCGGTCAGGTCGGCTGCCATACCTACTGCTATGCCGAGCCGACCGTGGAAATCATCCTGCCCGGCAAACAGCCGGTGGTGTTCGGTTATGTCAAGGGTGACAAAGCCAAGGAACTGGTGCAGAAATACATCAAAAGCGGCGAGTTGGTCGAGGGCGTGATACCGGTCAACTACGAGCGCGTTGTTTTTTAA
- a CDS encoding NADH-ubiquinone oxidoreductase-F iron-sulfur binding region domain-containing protein, giving the protein MANQLRIATRNSGFIDPESIESYIAVGGYQALGKCLAEMKSADVIELMKNSGLRGRGGAGFPTGVKWGFAAKYASNTKYVVCNADEGDPGAFMDRAVLEGDPHSVLEAMAIGGYAIGGNKGTIYIRAEYPLAIKRLKMAIEQAKEMGLLGDNIMGTDFSFDLELKYGAGAFVCGEETALINSMEGNRGEPYTKPPFPAEAGYWDKPTIVNNVETLANIPAIIMKGADWFNKIGTETSKGTKVFCICGKINNVGLIEVPMGTTLQEVIFEIGGGIPHGKQFKAVQTGGPSGGALTYKDLDAPIDYENLIARQSMMGSGGMIVMDEDDCMVAVSKFFLDFTMDETCGKCTPCRIGSKRLYEMLDKITKGLGTEEDIEKMRSLAVNIKDTALCGLGQTMPNPVLSTLRVFEDEYRAHVQDKKCPAGVCTELLEFTVVAEKCVGCTLCAKVCPVNCISGKPKEVHVIDQSACIKCGACLDKCKFDAIIKQ; this is encoded by the coding sequence ATGGCAAATCAGCTTAGAATAGCCACTCGCAACAGCGGGTTCATCGATCCGGAATCCATTGAATCCTACATCGCCGTCGGCGGCTATCAGGCCCTGGGCAAATGCCTGGCCGAGATGAAGTCCGCCGATGTTATCGAACTGATGAAAAACAGCGGCCTGCGCGGTCGCGGCGGCGCGGGTTTCCCCACCGGCGTCAAATGGGGTTTTGCCGCCAAGTACGCCTCCAACACCAAATATGTCGTCTGCAACGCCGACGAAGGCGACCCGGGCGCGTTCATGGACCGCGCGGTGCTCGAAGGCGACCCGCACAGCGTTCTGGAAGCCATGGCCATCGGCGGCTACGCCATCGGCGGCAACAAGGGCACCATCTACATCCGCGCCGAATATCCGCTGGCCATCAAACGCCTGAAAATGGCCATCGAACAGGCCAAGGAAATGGGTCTGCTGGGCGACAACATCATGGGCACAGACTTCAGCTTCGACCTGGAACTGAAATACGGCGCCGGCGCCTTTGTCTGCGGCGAGGAAACCGCCCTGATCAACTCCATGGAAGGCAACCGCGGCGAGCCGTACACCAAGCCGCCGTTCCCCGCCGAAGCCGGTTACTGGGACAAGCCGACCATCGTCAACAACGTCGAGACCCTGGCCAACATTCCGGCCATCATCATGAAGGGCGCCGACTGGTTCAACAAGATCGGCACCGAGACCTCCAAGGGTACCAAGGTTTTCTGTATCTGCGGCAAGATCAACAACGTCGGTCTGATCGAAGTTCCCATGGGTACCACCCTGCAGGAAGTCATCTTCGAAATCGGCGGCGGTATTCCGCACGGCAAGCAGTTCAAGGCGGTGCAGACCGGCGGCCCCTCCGGCGGCGCGCTGACCTACAAGGACCTTGACGCTCCCATCGACTACGAGAACCTGATCGCCCGCCAGTCGATGATGGGTTCCGGCGGCATGATCGTGATGGACGAAGACGACTGCATGGTGGCGGTGTCCAAGTTCTTCCTGGACTTCACCATGGACGAAACCTGCGGCAAATGCACCCCGTGCCGCATCGGTTCCAAGCGTCTTTACGAAATGCTGGACAAGATCACCAAGGGCCTGGGCACCGAGGAAGACATTGAGAAGATGCGCAGCCTGGCGGTGAACATCAAGGACACCGCCCTGTGCGGCCTTGGCCAGACCATGCCCAACCCGGTACTGTCGACCCTGCGCGTGTTCGAAGACGAATACCGCGCCCACGTGCAGGACAAGAAGTGTCCTGCCGGGGTCTGTACCGAACTGCTCGAGTTCACGGTGGTGGCGGAGAAGTGCGTGGGTTGTACCCTGTGTGCCAAGGTTTGCCCGGTCAACTGCATCAGCGGCAAGCCGAAGGAAGTCCATGTCATCGACCAGTCCGCCTGTATCAAGTGCGGCGCCTGTCTGGACAAGTGTAAGTTCGACGCCATCATCAAACAGTAA